The Pirellulales bacterium DNA segment TGGCGTCATCTATTCCTTGTTCTTGCCGAAAGCACGGCCGATTCCCGCGCCCCTGGCCTGGGGAGGTCTCGTGTTGCCCCTGTTGTGGACCGCCGCCAGCCACGGCCTGATGGGCGTGGTCAATCCGGTCTTGCAGGAGCGCGTGGACTGGCCGTGGTTCATCGTTTCGCAATTCGTCTTCGGTGTGACCGCCGCGATCGTGGTCGTCCGCTCCGAAATGATTGTCGTTCCGCCGGCCGGCGCCGGTCCTGACTCGCTCTCAGAATTTGTGCAGGGCTAACCGTGATTCGCGTACGAGCAACAACCAGAGTCGACGCGACATCTCGCTGCGTCTGTGCGCTCGTCGTCCTCGGGTCGTTCGCAGCGGGCTGCGACTTGCGCGGCCGGCCGAATCCCGACGATCGCCCCGTTCCTGCAAACGCGGTCGTCGATTTTGACACTTTGTATCGCGTGAACTGCGCCGGCTGTCACGGCGCGGAGGGAAGTTTTGGCGCGGCGCCGCCGCTCAACGATCAACTGTTTCTCGAGATCGTTCCCGATGAAACTCTGCACGAGGTCATCCGCCGCGGACGGGAGGGCACCCCCATGCCCGCGTTCAGCACGGAGTATGGCGGCACGCTCACCGACGAGCAGGTGCAGGCTCTGGCAAATGGCCTGAAGTCGCATTGGCTGGAAGGCGCGAAAAGCGAAGCCAAGAATGCGCCGGCGTATCTCGTCGGTAACGAAATGACGATCGGCGAAGAGACGGCGCTCGGCGCACAGCTCTTCGCCGATGCCTGCGCTGGTTGTCACGGCGAGAATGGCCAAGGAGGTAGCGCCGGTCCACTCGACGACGCATCGTTCTTGGCGCTCATCAGCGATCAGGCCTTGCGGCGGATCGTGATTACCGGTCGACCCGATCTTGGCATGCCGACGTTCGCCGGCGATGACGGTCGTGATGGGGATTTCAAGCCGCTCACCTCGCGACAAGTGTCGGCGATCGTGGCGCTTTTGGCCGAATGGCGCGCGGCAAGTCCTGCACAAGCTGGTCACGGGCCGCTGGTCGGCGAAGCACGGCACGGAGCAAAACAATGACGCCTTCTGACCAGCCCGGGGTTACTGCAGAGCCGGTGCGGCGACCGTTCTTTCGCCTGCTGACGTTCCTTACCGGAGGCATTGCGGCCGCCGCGGCCGGTATTCCGATTCTGCAATACTTCTTTTCGGAAAAGCCGAAAGAGACGATTTGGGTACCGCTAGGGTTGGCGAAGGATTTTCGTGAAGGAGAAACCCGGCAGGTCACGTTCGACAATCCGCTGCGTCAGCCGTGGGACGGCATCGTCGCGCACACGGGCGTCTTTGTTCGCAATGAAGGCGTTGATGGCCAGGGGAAGCCGCGTTTTCTGATCCTGGCCGCGAATTGTGCGCATCTTGGTTGCCCCGTCTCCTGGTTTCCACAGTCGGGGTTGTTCATGTGCCCCTGTCACGGCGGCGTTTACTACGCCAACGGCGCCCGGGCCTCGGGACCGCCGCCACGCGGGCTCTTTCATTGCGTGTGGCGCATCGAAGACGAGCGGCTCGAGATCCAGGCTCCGCATTATCCCACGTTGCAAGACACGCTTGATCGCGCGCGCGATTCGCGTGCACTCGCCTGCGATTCACACGACGCCAGTTCGCACGACGCCACTTTGCACGACGCTGATGAGCAACTGTCATGAGACGTATCTTCGCGGCCCTAGGTACATGGCTCGACAGTCGGCTCGGCTTCACCGAGACGATCTGGCCCATGATGCGGCATCCCATCCCCCGCGGCGCCGCGGGGCCGATGGGCTGGTGGTATGTCTTTGGCAGCGCGTCGATGACGCTTCTGATGCTGCAAATCGTGACCGGAATCGGCCTGGCGCTCGTCTACGTACCGGCGGCCGACAAGGCGTATGAGAGCCTGCTTTATCTCGATTACGAGCAACCGGCCGGCTGGTTCCTCCGCGCGCTGCACTACTACGCGGGGTCGGGCATGGTGGTGCTCGTGCTCGCCCACATGACGCAGGTGTTTCTGCACGGAGCGTACAAGTACCCACGTGAGTTGACCTGGATACTGGGCGTGGTGCTGCTGTTGTGCACGTTGGGCATGTTCTTCACCGGCCAGGTGCTTCGCTGGGACCCTGACGCCTACTGGGGCCTCGCGGTAGCCGGATCGATGGCGGGCCGTGTCCCTGTGATGGGGCCGCGCGTCGTGCAAATGGTGCTCGGCGGCGCGATCATCGGCGGCGACTCGCTCAGCCGCTTCTTCACGCTTCATGTGTTCGTCATCCCGGGCGCCTTGCTGATGGCGCTTGCCGTGCATTTATGGCTGGTGCTCAAGTGCGGCGTCAGCGCGCCGCCGGTCCCTGGCGAGATCGTTGATCCGCGCACTTACGACGCCGCCTATCATGACCAGCTCAAACGTGACGGCGTTCCCTTTTTCGGCGATGCGCTGCTGAAAGACATATTCTTTTCCTCGCTGGCGGTCATCGTCGTCGTGGCGCTCGCGGCGATGCTCGGTCCGAAAGGGCCCAGCGGTGTCCCCGATCCCGCGATCGGCGGCGCCAATCCGCGCCCCGAGTGGCCCTTTCTGTGGCTCTTTGCTCTTCTGTCGTTGAGCCCGCCGGAAACCGAGACGTTCATCATTCTGGTCTTTCCGGTGATCCTGATCGGACTGCTGTTCTTGGTTCCTTTTTTGAGCAATCGTGGCGAGCGCGCGCCCAGCCGGCGGCCAGTGGCCGTCCTCGCCGTCGTCGTCATTTACTCCGTGTTGGCAACATTAACGTACGAAGGAGCCACGGCTCCCTGGTCGCCCGATATGACAGCCTGGAGCGGCGCACCCGTGCCTCAGAGCATGATCGAAGGCAGCAGCCCGCTCCAACTGCAGGGCGCCGTCATGTTTCAGAACAAGAACTGTCGTAACTGTCACGCGCTGGAAGGGGTGGGCGGGAAGCGTGGTCCCGACCTGACGTTCGTCGGCGTGCGGCTCACGCGCGATCAGCTGATCGATCAAATCAGCAACGGCACGCCCGGCGGCGGGAACATGCCGGCCTATGGCCAGCAAATGCGCCCGGCCGAGATGACGGCGCTCGTGGCGTTTCTGGTCGCGAGGCGCCCCGAAAATGAACCGGCCGCGGATGATCCCGCCGTGCCTCAATCGGACGCCTCGACAAAACAAGCTTCCGTTGCCGGCCGCTCGCCGCACAGTGCTCTTGCTGATGACGGTCGTTCACCATGAACGAGACGTTGGATGCCTTCGTTCGCTCCTGGCCCTGGCATCCGTGGCTGTGGGCTTTTGTGGCGTTGAGCATCGCTATCTACGCGCGCGGCTTTGTCTATTGGCACGGGCGGGACCCGGCCCGCTGGCCGCTTGCCCGGCTCATGGCTTTCTTGGCCGCGATGATGAGCGTATTCTTGGCGCTCGGCTCACCGATCGAGCCATTCTCGGCCTTGCTGCTGGAGGTGCATATGCTCCAGCATCTGTTACTGATGATGGTCGCGGCGCCGCTTTTTTGGCTGAGCGCGCCCTTGTTCCCTTTTTTGCGTGGGTTGCCAGCGCCGGTGCGCATCTACTGGGTGATACCGTCATTGCGGTCGCGATTTCTGCGCGAGTTGGGCGCTCGTCTCACGCACCCTGTCACGGCGCTTGCGATTTATGTCGTGGCGACCTGGGGCTGGCACGTTCCTGTTATCTACGAATTGGCACTGCGGTCAACGGCGTGGCATTACGTGGAACATATGTGCTTTCTAACGGCCGCGCTCTTGTTCTGGTACGGCATCGTGCGTCCGTTTCCCAGCCGACCCCGGTGGTCCGCCTGGTTGGTATTGCCAGCGCTCCTCTTGGCCGACGTGCAGAACACGATTCTTTCCGCGCTCTTTACGTTTTCGTCGCGCCCCTTGTATCCCCATTACGCAAACGGTCCGCGCATTGGCGGGATCTCGGCTCTCGATGATCAGCTTGCCGCGGGCGTATTCATGTGGGTGCCCGGCTCGGTGGCGTTTTTGCTGCCGCTGTTCGTGATCGCTGCGCGATTGATGTACGGGCCGCGACCCGCCGCGGCGACGGTGACGAACCGCCGATCGTCGCAGTTGATGCAGTTGCCCGTGCTTGATCAGCCGCCATGGTCAGCTAGCGCGCTTGCGGCCCAGCAGCGAGGATTCGACCTGCTGCGCGTACCGCTGGTCGGACGATTTCTCGCTTGGCGACATGCACGAGTCGCGCTGCAACTGCCACTTTTGGCGCTGGCACTACTGGTGATGGGAGATGGTTTTTTCTCCGCGGCGCCGGGGCCGATGAATCTGGCCGGAGTGCTTCCCTGGATTCATTGGCGGGGAGTTGTGGTATTGGTATTGCTCGTGGGAGGTAACTTCGTCTGCACGTGTTGCCCTTTCACGCTGCCGCGACGATTGCTTGGCCGAGTTCTGCCCGAGGGGCGCGCCTGGCCGCAGTTTCTGCAAAATAAGGGCCTCTCGATCGCGCTGATGCTGGCGTTCTTCTGGGCTTACGAGGCGTATTCGCTGTGGAACAATCCCTGGTTGACCGCCTGGCTCGTGCTGGGATATTTCGTGATCGCTCTGGTCGTAGACTCGCTCTATCGCGGCGGGTCGTTCTGCAAGTATGTCTGTCCGATCGGCCAGTTCAATTTCGTCCTCTCACTGTGCTCGCCGCTGGGAGTAAGTATTCGCAATCCTCAAGTCTGCGCCACCTGCACGACGAAGGAATGCATTCGCGGTAGCCAGACGAGCCCGGGTTGCGAACTGGGGCTCTTCCAGCCGCGCAAGCAGGGCAACATGGATTGCACGTTTTGCATCGACTGCATACACGCCTGCCCACACGAGAACGTCGGCGTGCTTCGCGCCAGCCGCGCGGCGTTATGGCAATCGTGGTCGAATGCGAATATTCGCACCGATCATGCCGTGCTGGTCGCCGTGATTGTCTTCGCGGCATTCGCCAATGCGGCCGGTATGGTCGCCCCGGTGCTTGCCTGGCAGGATCGGGTCGTGCAATCGATCGGCCTCGACCACTTGACGTTGGCAACGCTCAGTTTTTTGCTGCTGTTCGTCGTGCTGCCGACGACCTTGACCGGTATCGTCGTGGCCCTAAGCGCTCGCTCGGTGAGCAAATGGCGCGAGACCTTGTGCCGCTACGGTTACGCGCTCTTGCCGCTGGGATTCGCGATGTGGCTGGCCCATTACGGATTCCACCTTGCGACTAGCTACGGCAGCATCGTGCCGACCACGCAGCGATTCCTCGCCGACCTGGGCCTGGCAGGATTCGGACGACCGCGTTGGGCCTTGTCGTGTTGCGTCGCCGTCGCCGATTGGATCCCCCGCGCCGAGATTCTGGCTCTCGACGTCGGGCTGCTCGCCTCGCTGTACATCGCCTATCGCATCGCGGTCAGGGACCGCGCGCGATTGTTGCTTCGAGAGTTCATTCCCTGGGCGCTGCTCTGCCTGGCACTGTTCGGTGCCGGCGTATGGATCGTTCTTCAGCCCATGGAAATGCGAGGCATGCTCCCGAGCGCCGCCAGTACGATGGCAAGGCTGAATCCATGAAACATTGTTTCGAAATAACGATCCTGCTTCTGGCGGCCCTGTATGCCAGGTCTGCCCGCGCCGATGGTGGTACTGTGCTGATCGCTGCCGATCGCGAGGATTACCGGATCACGGTGCTTGCGTCGCCGACGCCGCTTCGGGCAGGACCGATCGATATCAGCGTGCTGGTTCAAGAGCACGACACCGGACGGGTGGTAGCAGACGCAACGGTCGAAGTTGTCCTAAGGTCGAGCGACGCAAACCAGCGGCCCTTGCAGGCACTGGCGACGAGCGAAGCCGCGACCAACAAGCTTTTCCGCGCAGCGTTATTCAATTTGCCACGGCCGGGGCGCTGGGAACTATCGACCCTCGTGACCGTCGACGGTCAGCGGCTTACGGTCGACGCCGACGTGGACGCGGCCGCGGCCTTGCCACGCTTTTCCGACCTCTGGCTCTGGACGGGTTGGCCGCTGATGGCAATCGCGCTATTCGCCGCGCATCAAGGCCTCGTCTATCGGTCGCGGCGAAGCAGGGGTTGACAAGGTGGCCGCGCCGTTCAGCTCCCCAGCGGCTGCCGCTGCGGTCTCAGGCGTCGGCCGTACCTTCCGATATTCTGATGGCTGTGCCGCCAGCCCCAGGCAATCAGGTATAAGACGTTCGCAATTTGCCGCGATCCACACGAGAATGGCATAAGGTTGATCGCCGCGCTCTCCAAAGCCATCATATTGGATGCACTAACTTGCCACCGCGATCTGCATGAAGGGCCGAGCAAGCCGCGCGGAAATCGCACATGAGCAAACCGGGGATCTCACACGTTGCTCGGAGCGCTTTCAGGAAGCGGCCCATGTAACGGCGGCAAATTGACGCCCCGCGGAGCAGCGAGCCGGCCGCATGAGCATCACGTCACTCGAACAATCGACGACCGTCGTGCCTGGCGATCGCGGTGTGGGCCATCCGCCCCCCTCCGCCCCTCGGCCGTCGCGTTCGGGCGACCGGCTATATCGCATCATCTGGCGCTGGCATTTCTATGCGGGAATGATTATCGCGCCGGTGCTGATCGTGGTCTCGGCCACGGGTGCGCTCTACATCTTCAAGGACGAGCTGGAGGGCGTGCTGCATCCGGGAGTAACGTATGTCGAACCGGCAACCGAGCGCGCTTCGTACGAGCAGCAATTGGCTGCGGCCCGCGCCGCTGTTGGCCCGGACTATAAGATCGGGTTGATGCAAGTGTTCATGAACCCCAAGCGGGCCACCGCCCTGGCCATGGGAGGCAAAACCTTCCAGTTCGGTTATGTCGATCCGTATCGCGGGCACTATCTCGGTTCTATCGAGAAGGGAGGCTTCTCCGACATCGTGCTCGATCTGCACCGAACATTGTTTCTGGGAACGACGGGCCGGATCATCGTCGAACTCACCACTTGCTGGACGATCGTGCTCGCCGTGACGGGCATCTATCTGTGGTGGCCGCGGAAAGCGAATCAAGTGTGGGGCGTGTGGCTACCGCGATTGCGGCGCAAGCCTTATGTGATCCTGCGCGACTTGCACACTGTAAGCGGCATCTACGTGGCCGTGATCGCGATCGTGATCGCACTGACCGGCCTGATCTATACCTACGTGTGGGGCAGCGGTTTTCAATACGCCGCGCGGAAGACCGACGCCTACGACATGTTTTCCAAACCGATGCCGTCGAAGTCTCCGCCCGAGGCCCCCGAGGTGGCAATCGATCGGATCGTGGAAATCGCGCAGCAAAGGATGCCGGGCAACAACTTGAGCATCTGGTTTCCGCGGGCCCCGAACGCGGTATACCTGGTGACAGCCAACAACGAGCGCGGCCCGGGGGTCAACGAGATCCTGTTCATGGACCGCGCCACAGGCGAGATCCTGGAGGATCGTTACAACAGTCAGACGAAGATGTTTTACTGGCTGGGAACGTGGAATTTTCCTCTGCACGTCGGCACGATTTGGGGACTGCCGAGCAAGATTCTGTGGTTCGTGACGTGCCTGATCCTCATGGCGGCTCCCGTAACCGGCATTTGGATGTGGTGGGAGCGCCGCCCGACGGGCCGCCTCGGTCTTCCCCGTCGCGTGGATGCCCGCCGCCCCCGCTGGCTTGTCGCCACCGTCATCGGCACGAGCCTTCTGCTTCCGGCCCTCGGCCTTTCGGTGGTGGCGGTGCTGTTGGGAGAGCAACTGCTGTCGCGCTTGCGAAGGTGACGAATGCCGTGATTTCGAAAAACTGATCTAAACGAAGGCAGGTAGATCATGTCAAATCCGTCGTCCGCCCTCGCCATCCCCGATTCGCAGCTTGCGAACGAGGCCACGGGCATCCTGCGCGAATACTCCACCGAGCTACTTATTAATCACTCCCTGCGCGTCTATTTGTTCGCGGCCGAGCAGGGCCGTCAACAAAATCTGCGCTTCGACGCGGAACTCCTTTATATCGCCGCGGTATTTCACGATCTCGGTCTGACCAAGCAGTTCTCGAGCCAGGACGAACGCTTCGAGGTCGATGGTGCAAACGCCGCCCGAGAGTTCCTTACCGCACGTAACGTTCCTGAAGTGCGTCTGGAAACCGTCTGGCAAGCCATTGCCCTACACACGACTCCGGGCGTCACTCATCACATGCGTCCCGAGGTGGCTCTGCTCTATACGGGCGTCGGTCTCGACGTGCTCGGAAGTGGATTCGATAAGTTTCCCGCGGAGTTGCGCGATGAAATCGTCGCCCGCTATCCTCGCAAGCGTTTCCGAGAAGAGTTCATCAAGGAGTACTTCGCTGGCTTTGCCCACAAGCCGGAAACTACCTACGGCACCGTCAACGCCGGCGTGTGTGAACGCTACATCACCGGCTTTCGAAGTCCGAACGCCTGCGACTTGATCGCGGCGTCCCCCTTTTCAGACTCCGAATAGGAAAACCTTGCCGAGTGAAATCCGCTCACAGCAAAGCCGTTCTATTCAGATCGATCGCCTCTCAAGAATCTCCCGATCTAGGTTTCGCATAGGGCGCCAGTCCGGGGATGCGTTCCGACCCGGCAGGGACCTGCAGGTTTGCACCTTCGAAGTCGTCGGTCGCTGGCTCGAAGCGGCCACCCAGATGCTGGTGCAGGAATCGTTCGGCGACTGCCCAGAACGAGATCCAGCTTTCTGGCTGACTATAGTCGTGTCCTTCGTCGGGATAGACGAGGTAGGTCACGTCTTTGTCATGCTTCTCAAGTGCCGAAACGAAAAGATCGGAGTGCTGCTTGGGAACCACGGCATCTTTGCCGCCGTGTGTCACCAAGAGCGGGCTCTTCACGCGTTCGGCCGAACCGAGCGGCGACTGGCGACGCAACAGCTCGAGCCCGTCGGGCGTCTGAGGATCGCCGATGCGCTGTGCGGTGTCGCGCCACAACACGTTCATGCGGCGCGCAAACCGTTCCAGATCCGATAGTCCATACATGGACATTCCGCAGGCGAATTCGTCGGGATAGAAGGCCAGCGTGGCGAACGTGGAAAGCCCACCGAAAGACCAACCCCAGATGCCGATTTTCTCTCGCTCGGCGATGCGCTGGTCGACGGCCCAGTGCGCCATATCGACGAGGTCTTGCTGCGACTTACCTCCCCACTCGCGCCAGCCTT contains these protein-coding regions:
- a CDS encoding PepSY domain-containing protein, with amino-acid sequence MSITSLEQSTTVVPGDRGVGHPPPSAPRPSRSGDRLYRIIWRWHFYAGMIIAPVLIVVSATGALYIFKDELEGVLHPGVTYVEPATERASYEQQLAAARAAVGPDYKIGLMQVFMNPKRATALAMGGKTFQFGYVDPYRGHYLGSIEKGGFSDIVLDLHRTLFLGTTGRIIVELTTCWTIVLAVTGIYLWWPRKANQVWGVWLPRLRRKPYVILRDLHTVSGIYVAVIAIVIALTGLIYTYVWGSGFQYAARKTDAYDMFSKPMPSKSPPEAPEVAIDRIVEIAQQRMPGNNLSIWFPRAPNAVYLVTANNERGPGVNEILFMDRATGEILEDRYNSQTKMFYWLGTWNFPLHVGTIWGLPSKILWFVTCLILMAAPVTGIWMWWERRPTGRLGLPRRVDARRPRWLVATVIGTSLLLPALGLSVVAVLLGEQLLSRLRR
- a CDS encoding HD domain-containing protein, whose protein sequence is MSNPSSALAIPDSQLANEATGILREYSTELLINHSLRVYLFAAEQGRQQNLRFDAELLYIAAVFHDLGLTKQFSSQDERFEVDGANAAREFLTARNVPEVRLETVWQAIALHTTPGVTHHMRPEVALLYTGVGLDVLGSGFDKFPAELRDEIVARYPRKRFREEFIKEYFAGFAHKPETTYGTVNAGVCERYITGFRSPNACDLIAASPFSDSE
- a CDS encoding Rieske 2Fe-2S domain-containing protein — encoded protein: MTPSDQPGVTAEPVRRPFFRLLTFLTGGIAAAAAGIPILQYFFSEKPKETIWVPLGLAKDFREGETRQVTFDNPLRQPWDGIVAHTGVFVRNEGVDGQGKPRFLILAANCAHLGCPVSWFPQSGLFMCPCHGGVYYANGARASGPPPRGLFHCVWRIEDERLEIQAPHYPTLQDTLDRARDSRALACDSHDASSHDATLHDADEQLS
- a CDS encoding c-type cytochrome, whose translation is MIRVRATTRVDATSRCVCALVVLGSFAAGCDLRGRPNPDDRPVPANAVVDFDTLYRVNCAGCHGAEGSFGAAPPLNDQLFLEIVPDETLHEVIRRGREGTPMPAFSTEYGGTLTDEQVQALANGLKSHWLEGAKSEAKNAPAYLVGNEMTIGEETALGAQLFADACAGCHGENGQGGSAGPLDDASFLALISDQALRRIVITGRPDLGMPTFAGDDGRDGDFKPLTSRQVSAIVALLAEWRAASPAQAGHGPLVGEARHGAKQ
- a CDS encoding cytochrome c oxidase assembly protein produces the protein MNETLDAFVRSWPWHPWLWAFVALSIAIYARGFVYWHGRDPARWPLARLMAFLAAMMSVFLALGSPIEPFSALLLEVHMLQHLLLMMVAAPLFWLSAPLFPFLRGLPAPVRIYWVIPSLRSRFLRELGARLTHPVTALAIYVVATWGWHVPVIYELALRSTAWHYVEHMCFLTAALLFWYGIVRPFPSRPRWSAWLVLPALLLADVQNTILSALFTFSSRPLYPHYANGPRIGGISALDDQLAAGVFMWVPGSVAFLLPLFVIAARLMYGPRPAAATVTNRRSSQLMQLPVLDQPPWSASALAAQQRGFDLLRVPLVGRFLAWRHARVALQLPLLALALLVMGDGFFSAAPGPMNLAGVLPWIHWRGVVVLVLLVGGNFVCTCCPFTLPRRLLGRVLPEGRAWPQFLQNKGLSIALMLAFFWAYEAYSLWNNPWLTAWLVLGYFVIALVVDSLYRGGSFCKYVCPIGQFNFVLSLCSPLGVSIRNPQVCATCTTKECIRGSQTSPGCELGLFQPRKQGNMDCTFCIDCIHACPHENVGVLRASRAALWQSWSNANIRTDHAVLVAVIVFAAFANAAGMVAPVLAWQDRVVQSIGLDHLTLATLSFLLLFVVLPTTLTGIVVALSARSVSKWRETLCRYGYALLPLGFAMWLAHYGFHLATSYGSIVPTTQRFLADLGLAGFGRPRWALSCCVAVADWIPRAEILALDVGLLASLYIAYRIAVRDRARLLLREFIPWALLCLALFGAGVWIVLQPMEMRGMLPSAASTMARLNP
- a CDS encoding cytochrome b N-terminal domain-containing protein, whose amino-acid sequence is MRRIFAALGTWLDSRLGFTETIWPMMRHPIPRGAAGPMGWWYVFGSASMTLLMLQIVTGIGLALVYVPAADKAYESLLYLDYEQPAGWFLRALHYYAGSGMVVLVLAHMTQVFLHGAYKYPRELTWILGVVLLLCTLGMFFTGQVLRWDPDAYWGLAVAGSMAGRVPVMGPRVVQMVLGGAIIGGDSLSRFFTLHVFVIPGALLMALAVHLWLVLKCGVSAPPVPGEIVDPRTYDAAYHDQLKRDGVPFFGDALLKDIFFSSLAVIVVVALAAMLGPKGPSGVPDPAIGGANPRPEWPFLWLFALLSLSPPETETFIILVFPVILIGLLFLVPFLSNRGERAPSRRPVAVLAVVVIYSVLATLTYEGATAPWSPDMTAWSGAPVPQSMIEGSSPLQLQGAVMFQNKNCRNCHALEGVGGKRGPDLTFVGVRLTRDQLIDQISNGTPGGGNMPAYGQQMRPAEMTALVAFLVARRPENEPAADDPAVPQSDASTKQASVAGRSPHSALADDGRSP